A region from the Medicago truncatula cultivar Jemalong A17 chromosome 6, MtrunA17r5.0-ANR, whole genome shotgun sequence genome encodes:
- the LOC25497039 gene encoding uncharacterized protein, whose translation MDENPNGVSSSKTTPHKSCSKRNGLSNKRFAAVDDGEGDIIECSGKYCKSCTTGLIADCVALCCCPCVVLHCFALAFIKAPWVIGRKCLGLGNKKKNKKKSGCKKGHKDIVLERNKEIDMKMDWPESPIDIVNVNVGFEAEKVWHELYQIGHLDFGRVSLSSD comes from the coding sequence ATGGATGAGAATCCAAATGGAGTTTCAAGTAGCAAAACTACACCACATAAGAGTTGTAGCAAAAGAAATGGACTCAGCAACAAGAGATTCGCCGCCGTGGACGATGGCGAAGGGGATATTATAGAGTGTTCCGGCAAGTATTGTAAATCATGCACAACAGGATTAATAGCTGATTGTGTTGCACTATGTTGTTGTCCTTGTGTTGTGTTACATTGTTTTGCTTTGGCTTTTATAAAGGCACCTTGGGTTATAGGAAGGAAATGTTTAGGGTTAGGgaacaagaaaaagaataagaagaaaagtGGTTGCAAAAAGGGGCATAAAGATATTGTGTTGGAAAGGAATAAAGAAATTGATATGAAGATGGATTGGCCAGAATCACCAATTGATATTGTCAATGTTAATGTTGGATTTGAAGCTGAGAAGGTTTGGCATGAGTTGTATCAAATTGGTCATTTAGATTTTGGTAGAGTTTCATTATCAAGTGATTAA